The Gemella haemolysans ATCC 10379 genome contains the following window.
TTCAGAAATATTAATTTCAAGTGCAATCTCAACTATGTTCCTAAGTTTTGTATCGGTAGTTTTTGGAGTTAGCGTACTTAGTTTATTATTAGGACTAGCTTGGAATGGGCAAAAAATATTGGAGTTTGTTTTTATTTTAATATTAGCAATATTTGTAGCGACTTGTTTTGGATTTTTCATCTCGTGTTTAATATTATTAACGACAGAAATTCACCTAGTAACGAATACTATAGACAAAGTACTTTTAATATTTACAGGAGCGAATTTTCCAGTTAGTAATTTTACATATTTAGTAGAGCAATTTTGCTATACTTTACCACTAACACGTTCTATACTTTTAGCTCAAAAATTAATAGGTGGTGAGAGTGTAATAAGCAACATACATCTAATTAGAGGAGAGTTAGTGTTAGCTTTCGTATTTTTAATATTAGGAATAGTGTTGTTAAAAAATATGGAAAAAGCCGCCATAAAAGGTAGCAAGTTAGATTTGTTGTAAGTAAATAAAAGGCTCAGAGTAGAAATGCTTTGGGTCTTATTTTTTATGTTAATTTTAGAAAAAACTTAATATTAGAGTGATTTAATGAGGAAAATGAATAAGGAGTGACTCAAAAATCGTGATTCGAAGAAATTGATTTTGTCGAGTCACCCTCGCATAGTTTATTAGATATCTAAAAAGCTTTTATAAAGCGAATTTAGATATCAATAAACCACTGCTTCTATGAGTTATAATATATGTTTTTTTAAAATTTAGGACTTTTGTGTCATCCTCTTCCTTTTTTCACTATGAGAGAGTAGTGATATCTGATATAATGTAAAGAATTGGAATATATAAATTGATAAGATTATAGATTAATTAAAATCTACTAAAGGAGCTTTTGTATGATAAAATTAGTTGTTACAGAAATAACAACGTAAAGTAGTCAAACCTTTTGTAGAACCTATTTATAACAAAGTTATTAAGCAAGCAAGTAATTGGATATCAGGTAAATATAATATAGCGAAAAGTTGGTTAAAAAAAAATGGTTTTAAGAAAGGAAATGAGCAAAATGATAAAAAAAATTATAATAGTGATATTGGCGTTAGCAATAATTTGGTTTATAGGGGATATAAATTTAAAAGGTAGTTCAGTGTATTATGCGAAACATTCACCAAGTAGTAATACTAGGGATTTAGAAATAATGATGTTGGTAGAAAATATACAGGCAAGTGCTGATCGTGAAGGGTTTAGTTATGAAGTTGACGGAGATAAAACTATACAAAATACTACAAAAAATGTATATCTATCATATGGACACAGTGTAAATGACGATAACTATGAATATGCATATATGTATGAGGATGGACTAGGTTATTATTTTGATAATTTTTTAAAATTGAAAGGTATATATAATTCTAAAGAAGTTCGTTATTATAAAGATATATCAACAGTAGATGAAAATAAAATAAAAGAAGAAATATATGAGGATTTTAAACCTATATTAAAAGAATCAGAAGAAAATAAGCCATTTATTAATTTGCAGTGGATTTTCAACTGGGTATACAGAGATAGAATAAAGTAAATTATAACTATAAAATACTAATATAAAAAGTTTAAAAATATAGAAAGACCAATTTATAATAATATAATCAAACCAGTATATAATAAAGTAGTAAAAACTTTTGTAGATCCTATTTATAACAAAGTTATTAAGCCAACAAGTAATTGGATATCAGGTAAATATAATAAAGCAAAAAACTGGATAAAAAAATGGTTTCAAGAGAGGAAACGAGCAAAATGATAAAAAAAATTATAATAGTGATGTTGGCGTTAGCAACAATTTATTTTATAGGGGATACAAATTTAAAAGGTAGTTCAGTGTATTATGCGAAACATTCACCAAGTAGTAATACTAGGGATTTAGAAATAATGATGTTGGTAGAAAATATACAGGCAAGTGCTGATCGTGAAGGGTTTAGTTATGAAGTTGACGGAGATAAAACTATACAAAATACTACAAAAAATGTATATCTATCATATGGATACAGTGTAAATGACGCTAACTATGAATATGTATATATAAGTAATGAAAGACAAAATTATTATTTTAATGATTTGTTTATGTTAGATGATATAGTAGATTTTGGTAATGGAATGAAACATATAGATATATCAACAGTAGATGAAAATAAAATAAAAGAAGAAATATATGAGAATTTTAAACCTATATTAAAAGAATCAGAAGAAAATAAGCCATTTATTAATTTGCAGTGGATTTTCAACTGGGTATACAGAGATAGAATAAAGTAAGTTATAACTATAAAATATTGATATAAAAAGTTTGAAAATATAGTTGTTTAATTGTGTTGAAGAAAAAATAAAAACTCACAACATATTTAAAAGTGAAGTTTAGACCTATCGTAGATTTTTTAGTCTACGATAAGTCTTTTTTTGTTTTACGGGTTAAAAATCAGCTAATTTCTTTTACTTGCGATTTGTAGGTGTTAATGACAACGTAAAAATATACAAAAAAGACAAAATAACATTATACAATCAGTCAAAATTAATTAGTGGATTTAGGAAATGTTTTATTCTTTAATCTATATGAAGG
Protein-coding sequences here:
- a CDS encoding ABC transporter permease is translated as MENVYRFFRRVSFSYKMSSVLNDWRAFFTIDLLIPLMQMMCYSLVGYYVYGAENIEKWVISNAIVTSAFTAIYRVGLQLARERASGTLSLMLATKTSISEILISSAISTMFLSFVSVVFGVSVLSLLLGLAWNGQKILEFVFILILAIFVATCFGFFISCLILLTTEIHLVTNTIDKVLLIFTGANFPVSNFTYLVEQFCYTLPLTRSILLAQKLIGGESVISNIHLIRGELVLAFVFLILGIVLLKNMEKAAIKGSKLDLL